The Pangasianodon hypophthalmus isolate fPanHyp1 chromosome 13, fPanHyp1.pri, whole genome shotgun sequence genome includes a window with the following:
- the dcaf7 gene encoding DDB1- and CUL4-associated factor 7, translating to MSLHGKRKEIYKYEAPWTVYAMNWSVRPDKRFRLALGSFVEEYNNKVQLVGLDEESSEFVCRNTFDHPYPTTKIMWIPDTKGVYPDLLATSGDYLRIWRVNDTETRLECLLNNNKNSDFCAPLTSFDWNEVDPNLLGTSSIDTTCTIWGLETGQVLGRVNQVSGHVKTQLIAHDKEVYDIAFSRAGGGRDMFASVGADGSVRMFDLRHLEHSTIIYEDPQHHPLLRLCWNKQDPNYLATMAMDGMEVVILDVRVPCTPVARLNNHRACVNGIAWAPHSSCHICTAADDHQALIWDIQQMPRAIEDPILAYTAEGEINNVQWASTQPDWIAICYNNCLEILRV from the exons ATGTCGCTGCACGGGAAGAGGAAAGAGATTTATAAATACGAGGCGCCGTGGACGGTTTACGCCATGAACTGGAGCGTCCGGCCTGATAAACGCTTTCGGCTGGCTTTAGGCAGCTTCGTGGAGGAATATAACAACAAG gtgcagCTCGTGGGTCTGGATGAGGAGAGCAGTGAGTTTGTGTGCAGGAACACGTTTGATCATCCGTACCCCACCACCAAGATCATGTGGATCCCAGACACCAAGGGCGTTTACCCGGACCTGCTGGCCACCAGCGGAGATTACCTTCGCATCTGGAGG gtGAATGACACAGAGACGCGTCTCGAGTGCCTcctcaacaacaacaagaactcCGACTTCTGcgctcctctgacctctttcgaCTGGAACGAGGTGGATCCGAACCTTCTGG GCACCTCTAGTATTGACACCACCTGCACTATCTGGGGCTTGGAGACGGGACAGGTGCTGGGGAGAGTCAACCAGGTGTCAGGACACGTCAAGACCCAGCTGATCGCCCACGACAAAGAG GTCTACGACATCGCGTTCAGCCGTGCAGGTGGAGGCCGCGACATGTTTGCGTCAGTCGGAGCGGACGGCTCGGTGCGCATGTTTGACCTCCGTCACCTGGAGCACAGCACCATCATCTACGAGGATCCTCAGCACCACCCACTGCTCCGCCTCTGCTGGAACAAGCAGGACCCCAACTACCTGGCTACCATGGCAATGGACGGCATGGAG GTGGTCATTCTGGACGTGCGTGTGCCGTGCACGCCTGTGGCTCGACTCAACAACCACCGCGCGTGTGTAAACGGCATCGCCTGGGCCCCTCACTCCTCCTGCCACATCTgtactgcag CGGACGATCACCAGGCCCTGATCTGGGACATCCAGCAGATGCCGCGTGCCATCGAGGACCCGATCCTGGCCTACACTGCCGAGGGCGAGATCAACAACGTGCAGTGGGCCTCCACTCAGCCCGACTGGATCGCCATCTGCTACAACAACTGCCTGGAGATCCTGCGTGTTTAA